A window of the Acidobacteriota bacterium genome harbors these coding sequences:
- a CDS encoding VWA domain-containing protein, which yields MNKPLRLISLVLISWLGLVCLCLPQTAYQKQNSAYSHLIHVTVSDEKKKSIVEGLPKEAFTVFSEDEKQDITFFAGQHVPTSIGLVIDASGSMQSHKDKVTTIQTALLKFVSQGHSSNNYFVMSFQEEPRLLADWTKNIETIKTALNQAVARPKRRGSLFDTCYEAVKKLMQGKVTTAKRVIFLISDGEDSYSKKSFEDLKKLLRQSEVMIYSLGVRDFFYEPLTGFGREVLEELARISGGKSYIPTQSKKFDEAVQEISLELQNQYTIGFNPIISDNKYHKIKVIVSPSPVQEVSTKDSTTQNMKLKARTREGYFAK from the coding sequence ATGAACAAGCCATTGCGATTGATTAGCTTGGTTCTCATCTCTTGGTTAGGTCTTGTGTGTCTCTGCCTACCTCAAACTGCTTATCAAAAACAGAATTCAGCTTACAGCCATTTAATTCACGTCACAGTTTCCGATGAGAAGAAAAAATCCATAGTTGAAGGATTACCTAAAGAAGCATTCACGGTTTTTTCTGAAGATGAAAAACAAGACATTACCTTTTTCGCAGGGCAGCACGTCCCCACAAGCATAGGATTGGTAATTGACGCTTCTGGTTCAATGCAATCTCATAAAGACAAAGTAACGACCATACAAACCGCACTCTTGAAATTTGTTAGCCAAGGTCACTCATCCAATAATTATTTTGTTATGAGCTTTCAGGAAGAGCCTCGGTTATTGGCTGATTGGACAAAAAATATTGAAACTATAAAAACAGCTTTGAATCAGGCAGTAGCAAGACCAAAACGAAGAGGTAGCCTATTTGACACCTGTTACGAAGCAGTAAAAAAATTAATGCAAGGAAAGGTTACTACAGCGAAGCGGGTAATTTTTTTAATTAGCGATGGGGAAGATAGCTATTCTAAAAAAAGTTTTGAAGACTTAAAAAAACTTTTACGGCAATCGGAAGTAATGATTTATTCGCTTGGCGTAAGGGATTTCTTTTACGAACCATTAACCGGTTTTGGGCGAGAAGTACTTGAAGAGTTAGCTCGGATTTCTGGCGGCAAATCTTATATCCCGACTCAATCAAAGAAGTTTGACGAGGCAGTTCAAGAAATATCTTTGGAATTGCAGAATCAATACACTATCGGATTCAATCCAATTATTTCTGACAACAAATATCACAAAATTAAAGTCATCGTTTCCCCTTCACCAGTACAAGAAGTATCTACGAAAGATTCCACCACCCAAAATATGAAACTCAAAGCCCGCACCCGCGAAGGCTATTTTGCCAAGTAA
- a CDS encoding DedA family protein, with protein sequence MEDIIKQYGLWAVFFGTMIEGDLTLLFAGVLAKTGLFSFRDAFLVGTAGGVVGDSITYWIGSRFRGKARSLRFFVRAKPRIEMLMRHFGVASVFIVKYVYGLRTASAMFWGLAHFGRVRFLVLTLLSCGAWVGILAGIGFTFATGIEKLTGDLKRIQIILLVVVGIILLFYAIGKFEHKIEEKVIEEELEEEKLKSGEAS encoded by the coding sequence ATGGAAGACATAATCAAACAATACGGACTGTGGGCGGTTTTTTTCGGCACCATGATTGAAGGCGACCTGACGCTGCTGTTTGCAGGGGTGCTGGCGAAAACCGGACTGTTTTCTTTTCGAGACGCATTCTTAGTTGGCACCGCCGGCGGCGTGGTTGGCGATTCCATTACCTATTGGATTGGCTCGCGCTTTCGCGGCAAAGCTCGCTCACTAAGATTTTTCGTCCGCGCCAAACCACGCATTGAAATGTTGATGCGCCATTTCGGGGTGGCGTCGGTGTTTATCGTCAAATATGTTTATGGACTGAGAACCGCAAGCGCCATGTTCTGGGGCTTGGCGCATTTCGGCAGGGTCAGGTTTTTGGTTTTAACCCTGCTCAGTTGCGGCGCGTGGGTCGGCATACTTGCAGGCATCGGATTTACTTTTGCAACCGGCATTGAAAAACTCACGGGCGATCTCAAACGCATTCAAATCATTCTGCTGGTGGTGGTCGGCATCATTTTGCTGTTTTATGCCATCGGCAAATTCGAGCATAAAATCGAAGAGAAGGTCATCGAAGAAGAACTCGAAGAAGAAAAACTGAAATCCGGTGAAGCTTCGTAA
- a CDS encoding ROK family protein encodes MTEQNDKLFIGIDLGGTTIKGALVDDAGNIVYETRVDTEKNDSEKLLAQIIEFTKHLQQQSESRAATIGIGVPGLVNIKTNRIETMPNLPNLSEIDIPGRLSEATKLPVTIDNDANAAAYAELKAGAARDKKDVFFVTLGTGVGAGLIMDGKIYRGATGFAGEFGHMTIDPEGIECGCGNVGCLETIASAPNIVRRMRARLQRDRTSSLSLLAIPRDREMTAEDIGVAAQNGDEMAQLIMERTGMFLGIAIAAVVNLLNVEMVVLGGGVMAAGNLILKPTTSETRRRAFPPSFNNCEIVLAELGAAAGVIGAALIGRDYAK; translated from the coding sequence ATGACAGAACAAAATGACAAACTATTTATCGGTATAGACCTCGGCGGAACTACCATCAAAGGCGCGCTCGTTGACGACGCGGGTAACATCGTTTACGAAACGCGCGTCGATACGGAAAAAAATGATTCCGAAAAACTTCTCGCGCAAATCATCGAATTTACCAAACACCTGCAACAACAATCGGAAAGTCGCGCCGCAACCATCGGCATAGGGGTGCCGGGACTCGTCAACATCAAAACCAACCGCATAGAGACCATGCCCAACTTGCCCAATTTAAGCGAGATTGATATTCCCGGTCGCCTCAGCGAAGCGACCAAACTCCCGGTGACGATTGATAATGACGCGAACGCCGCGGCTTATGCGGAACTCAAAGCGGGCGCGGCGCGCGATAAAAAAGATGTGTTCTTCGTAACTCTTGGCACAGGCGTCGGCGCGGGGCTGATTATGGACGGCAAAATTTATCGCGGCGCGACCGGGTTTGCGGGCGAATTCGGGCACATGACGATTGACCCCGAAGGTATCGAATGCGGCTGCGGCAATGTCGGTTGTTTGGAAACCATTGCCTCTGCGCCCAACATTGTGCGACGTATGCGCGCCAGACTGCAACGCGACCGCACCAGTTCGCTTTCACTGCTTGCCATCCCGCGTGACCGCGAAATGACCGCCGAAGACATTGGCGTTGCGGCGCAAAACGGCGACGAAATGGCGCAGTTGATTATGGAACGCACCGGCATGTTTTTAGGCATTGCGATTGCGGCGGTGGTTAATTTGTTGAACGTTGAAATGGTCGTGCTTGGCGGCGGGGTGATGGCGGCAGGCAATTTGATTTTGAAACCGACAACCAGTGAAACGCGCCGCCGGGCTTTCCCGCCGTCGTTTAATAATTGTGAAATTGTACTCGCCGAACTCGGAGCCGCAGCCGGCGTCATCGGCGCAGCCCTCATCGGACGCGATTACGCGAAGTAA